Below is a genomic region from Streptomyces sp. NBC_00461.
GTTCTCAGCCGCGACGCCAGGACGCGGGCCGTGAAGACCCGGGCCCGCACCGCCGGCCAGCTGATGACCGAGCCGCCCGTCACGGTGCACGCCGACAACAGCATCGTCGAGGCCGCCCGGACCATGGCCCAGTACCACGTCGAGCGGCTGCCCGTCCTCGACGAGGAGAACCGGCTCGTCGGCATCGTCACCCGCCGTGACCTGCTGAGTGTCTTCCTGCGGCCAGACCAGGAGATCCGCAGGGAAATTGTCGAAGAGGTGCTGGTGCGCGCACTGTGGCTGGCGCCCCGCAGCGTCGACGTCTCCGTGGTGGAGGGCGTGGTCACCCTCTCCGGCCACATGGAACGCAAGAGCGAGACGGAGATCGCCGCCTCGATGACCCGTCAGATCGACGGGGTGGTCGCCGTCGTCGACAAGCTCACGTGCCGCCTGGACGACTCGCGCATCCGGCCCGACGAGCAGGCACTCCATGGGGTCGCCGACGACTGGCTGCGCCGGCTGTGAGCTGAAAGGAGGCGGACCGCCATGCCCGCCAACGTGCTGGTCGCCTACGGGACGACCAATGCTCAGGCCGGGGGCGGCGACGGACGGCCCATGTGCCGTGGACCGGCGTGCGCGGAGGGTGAGAGTGGACGGTTCGCGAAAGGCGGGATCCATCATGTCGGTCACCCACGAGAAGCCCGGCCGCGCCGTACTCCACCTGGCCCGCGTCGCCTCCCTCGCGCCCTCGCCGCACAACAGCCAGCCCTGGTTCTTCGCCGAGGAGGGCCACGACCACGGGTTCGAGCTGCATGCGGACGGCGGGCGACGGATGATCCTTACCGACCCGGGCGGCGGGGAGACCGTGATCGCCTGCGGCGCCGCTCTGTTCAACGTGCGGATAGCCGTACGACGCCTCGGCTTCCGGCCCGTCGTTGCGGTCCTCCTCCAGAACGGGCAAGGGCGAGGCCGCGGCGTGCGCGGGCAGCTTCCAGGCGTACACCGCGTGCAGCCGCGCGCCGCGCAGTCGGGCCGCCTCGAAGGCGAAGTCGAGTGCGCTGCCCGCCGGGGTCCGGACGTCGACACCGACGGTCACGTCGGCGGAGGGGCGCGGGGGACCGTTGTCGGCGAGCGTGCCGGGGACCAGGACCACCGGCCCGGCGGAGGCCGTGGCCAGGACCGCCGCGGTCGAACCCACGGTCACTCCGGCGTGCCCGCCCTCGCCGCGCAGGCCGACCACAAGCAGCTGTGCGCCGTCGCCCGCGGTGGGCAGGACCGGACCCGGTGTCCCGGCCAGGATCTTCCCCCGGACCGTCAACGCCGGGTGACGGTCGACGAGTTCGGCCACCACGTGTTCCGCCACAGCCTCGCCGCGGTACGGCCACCGGTGCACCGGATCCGGGGCGTCCGGCGGCACGACGTGCAGCACTCGCAGGGGCAGTCGACGCAACAGTGCCTCGCGCGTGGCCCAGTCGGCCGCGGCACGGCTGCGAGCCGACCGGTCGACACCGGCGATGATCATTCGTTCCATGGTGCGCCGCCTTCCGGGCCGTGGGCCTTCCACGCTGGGCCGTTCCCTCCGGCCCGCGCAGGGGCCGAACGGACCCGGTTGGTGACCTGGCGGCCCATACCTGCCGGTAGCCCACGGGACGACGCTGGTAGTGAGGAGCAGACCGAGCGCAGGAGGTGCCCACCATGCTGGCGCCCGTCATCGCCGGAGTCGACGGTTCAACCGAGAGCCTGGCCGCCGCGGTGGGGGTACCTCCCACGCCCTTAAGGCAGTGGGGGAGGGCCGCCCGCGAGGCGGTACGCCGTGACCGGCCACAGCGGCTCCTGCACGCCTGGAACTGGCACCCGCGCCAGGAGGACGGCGAGATCGCTACGGCCGCCCAGCGGCACCTCGCCCGGCGCGCCCTGCGCCAGCCGGAGGACCGCATTCGCCGCAGCTGCCCCGACACCCGCGTCGAGGACGAACAGGTCGAAGGCCCCGCGACGGCTGCCCTGCTGAAGGCATCCGAGCAGGCCGACCTGCTCGTGCCGGGCTCGCGCGGTCTCAGCAGTTTCACCGGTTTCCTGGTCGGCTCGGTCGCGCTGGGCGTGGTGGCGCGGGCGCCCCGGCCCGTCGTCCTCGTCCGGGCCGGCGAGGAGGCCGCCGACGAGCGCCTTCCGGACGGCCAAGGCAACGCCTCGATCCGCACCGGATACCGGGACGTGGTCTTCGGCATCGACCTGGCCGACCCTTGCGACGAGGTGATCCGGTTCGCCTTCGAGGAGGCCCGGCTGCG
It encodes:
- a CDS encoding CBS domain-containing protein — encoded protein: MKHNKVGSVMTTEVVRAEYGTPFKEVARLLGEHRISGLPVVDEDEKVIGVISETDLMIRQAQTPDPYEPKKHHRLAVLSRDARTRAVKTRARTAGQLMTEPPVTVHADNSIVEAARTMAQYHVERLPVLDEENRLVGIVTRRDLLSVFLRPDQEIRREIVEEVLVRALWLAPRSVDVSVVEGVVTLSGHMERKSETEIAASMTRQIDGVVAVVDKLTCRLDDSRIRPDEQALHGVADDWLRRL
- a CDS encoding universal stress protein translates to MERMIIAGVDRSARSRAAADWATREALLRRLPLRVLHVVPPDAPDPVHRWPYRGEAVAEHVVAELVDRHPALTVRGKILAGTPGPVLPTAGDGAQLLVVGLRGEGGHAGVTVGSTAAVLATASAGPVVLVPGTLADNGPPRPSADVTVGVDVRTPAGSALDFAFEAARLRGARLHAVYAWKLPAHAAASPLPVLEEDRNDGPEAEASYGYPHVEQSGAAGDHGLPAARVGKDHPSPAVRMQLEPVVVALLGEEPGLAVVRRGREGGDAGQVEYGAAGLLVGDRHDGSRLSRTVHSHPPRTPVHGTWAVRRRPRPEHWSSRRRPARWRAWRSASFQLTAGAASRRRPHGVPARRAGCASRPGGT
- a CDS encoding universal stress protein, whose product is MLAPVIAGVDGSTESLAAAVGVPPTPLRQWGRAAREAVRRDRPQRLLHAWNWHPRQEDGEIATAAQRHLARRALRQPEDRIRRSCPDTRVEDEQVEGPATAALLKASEQADLLVPGSRGLSSFTGFLVGSVALGVVARAPRPVVLVRAGEEAADERLPDGQGNASIRTGYRDVVFGIDLADPCDEVIRFAFEEARLRGARLKAVHAWQQPSLIGLGPGDLGLVGGPERAEERLGFLTAVLEVWREKYPGIEVAETVTEGRPQSALLRAASGASLLVVGRRTTDRPTGPRTGPVAHAAIHHVGCRVAVVPHD